The Pelagibacterium halotolerans B2 genome has a segment encoding these proteins:
- a CDS encoding NADPH-dependent FMN reductase, producing MSKKTVLFVSGSSQVGSSIWRMVGAAAALAEREMSDTITAVTLNLADYEIPAFTEDTAASVPDSVAAVRAIVAGADAIFMSSDEYTGAFSSVFRNAAGWLGQDVDGAGNLFQSKLITLCGAPTGGVGALRGHPALHQFLLELGANVYSQKFELGSTAKLLGPDGNLSPTVERQLREGAFAKLTEMPA from the coding sequence ATGAGTAAGAAGACGGTTCTCTTTGTGTCGGGAAGCAGTCAGGTCGGGTCGTCGATTTGGCGAATGGTAGGAGCGGCCGCAGCGCTCGCCGAACGCGAAATGAGCGACACCATTACTGCGGTGACGCTCAACCTGGCCGATTACGAGATCCCTGCGTTCACCGAGGATACCGCCGCTTCGGTCCCCGACTCCGTTGCGGCGGTCCGCGCGATCGTGGCCGGCGCAGACGCCATCTTCATGAGTTCGGACGAGTATACCGGGGCGTTTTCATCCGTGTTTCGGAACGCGGCCGGCTGGCTCGGTCAGGACGTGGACGGTGCCGGCAATCTGTTCCAAAGCAAACTGATCACCCTGTGCGGCGCGCCGACCGGTGGTGTAGGGGCACTGCGGGGCCATCCAGCACTCCACCAGTTTCTTCTCGAATTGGGCGCGAATGTCTATTCCCAGAAATTCGAACTGGGTTCGACCGCCAAGCTGCTCGGCCCGGACGGAAACCTGTCCCCGACGGTCGAACGCCAATTGCGTGAAGGTGCGTTCGCGAAATTGACCGAAATGCCAGCCTGA
- a CDS encoding aromatic ring-hydroxylating oxygenase subunit alpha, producing the protein MERRKLFQGETWNYLCLEAELPSAGDFVAVHVGETPVIVTRDHDGEIYAFENRCSHRGSLLALEDRGNVKDFTCVYHAWTHNLQGDLVGIAFKDGIGGKGGMEKSFCMNSVGPRKLRVANVEGLIFGSFDEDVDDIEDYLGEEVLGRIRRVLQGRKVVVLGRFTQVLPNNWKLYVENTKDSYHASILHTFFTTFELNRLSQKGGIIVSPNGGCHVSYSEIDQAAEAEKAANNIYSEQKIRSQSDLELADKSLLGNFKEFDDDITLQILTVFPGFVLQQIQNSIAVRQVLPKGTDKMHLKWTYIGFEGDTAQQRRARHKLSNLIGPGGYVSMEDGCIGGFVRRGTEGASDTNAVLEMGGREIEGGDDRITEASIRGFWSEYRMRMGI; encoded by the coding sequence ATGGAGCGCCGGAAACTGTTTCAGGGCGAGACCTGGAACTATCTGTGCCTTGAGGCTGAGCTGCCGTCTGCCGGGGATTTCGTCGCCGTCCACGTGGGGGAGACCCCCGTCATCGTGACGCGGGATCACGACGGGGAGATCTACGCCTTTGAGAACCGGTGTTCGCATCGCGGCTCGCTTCTGGCGCTGGAGGACCGCGGCAACGTCAAGGATTTCACCTGCGTCTACCACGCCTGGACTCACAACCTTCAGGGTGACCTCGTCGGAATCGCGTTCAAAGACGGGATCGGCGGCAAGGGCGGCATGGAGAAGAGCTTCTGCATGAATTCGGTCGGGCCGCGCAAACTGCGCGTGGCCAATGTCGAGGGTTTGATCTTTGGAAGCTTCGATGAGGACGTGGACGATATCGAGGATTATCTCGGCGAGGAGGTTCTTGGTCGAATCCGGCGTGTTCTCCAAGGGCGCAAAGTCGTTGTGCTCGGCCGGTTCACGCAGGTACTTCCGAACAATTGGAAGCTTTATGTCGAGAATACCAAGGACAGCTATCACGCGAGCATTTTGCATACCTTCTTCACTACGTTCGAGCTGAACCGGCTGTCGCAGAAGGGCGGTATCATCGTGAGCCCCAATGGGGGCTGCCATGTAAGCTATTCCGAGATCGATCAGGCGGCCGAGGCCGAAAAGGCGGCGAACAACATCTATTCCGAACAAAAGATCAGATCGCAATCCGATCTTGAGCTCGCCGACAAATCGCTTCTCGGCAATTTCAAGGAATTCGACGACGACATCACCCTGCAAATCCTCACCGTCTTTCCGGGTTTCGTGCTGCAGCAGATTCAGAATTCCATCGCGGTGCGTCAGGTTTTGCCCAAGGGTACCGACAAGATGCACCTCAAATGGACCTATATCGGGTTCGAAGGCGATACCGCGCAACAGCGCCGGGCGCGGCACAAGCTCTCCAATCTCATCGGGCCGGGCGGATACGTCTCGATGGAGGACGGCTGCATCGGCGGTTTTGTGCGTCGCGGCACGGAGGGCGCATCCGACACCAATGCCGTGCTCGAGATGGGCGGCCGGGAGATCGAAGGCGGCGATGATCGGATTACCGAGGCGTCCATTCGCGGGTTCTGGTCGGAATACAGAATGAGGATGGGCATATGA
- a CDS encoding PdxA family dehydrogenase produces the protein MGRVLITVGDANGIGPEVAAKAAIALCENAALRPVIVGDRHLMNPFVRAGGFEIETDPESWGRSGSVDLFDVPGIDAAEVTPGTPTAASGRATIAYVEQAVALVKKGVGRAIVAAPHSETAVNASGRRFSGYPNLLSELAGTGEDSIFLMLIGGGLRIVHVTLHEGISGALARLTPDLIARATLAADLALKGLGVAAPRIGLFGINPHAGEGGLFGDEDDRIVVPALERLRAQGVDVHGPEGADVMLGRAGYDAFVAMYHDQGHIPVKLLAGRGAAAMSIGAGLVFSSVGHGAAFDIAGKGQASPDAVVAAVRLVGEIQ, from the coding sequence ATGGGACGGGTCCTGATCACCGTCGGAGATGCCAACGGGATCGGTCCGGAGGTCGCAGCAAAGGCCGCCATCGCCCTTTGCGAAAACGCAGCGTTGCGCCCGGTGATCGTCGGGGATCGCCACCTCATGAACCCTTTTGTGCGGGCAGGCGGCTTCGAAATCGAAACGGACCCGGAAAGCTGGGGTCGGTCGGGTAGTGTTGACCTCTTCGACGTGCCCGGGATCGACGCGGCCGAGGTGACGCCCGGCACGCCGACCGCGGCGAGCGGGCGGGCCACCATTGCCTATGTCGAGCAAGCGGTGGCCCTCGTAAAAAAAGGCGTGGGGCGGGCCATCGTGGCCGCTCCGCATTCGGAAACGGCCGTTAATGCGAGCGGGCGAAGGTTTTCCGGATATCCAAACCTTTTGTCCGAACTGGCTGGGACCGGCGAAGACAGTATCTTTCTCATGCTGATCGGGGGCGGGCTGCGGATCGTACACGTGACGCTGCACGAGGGGATCAGCGGAGCCCTCGCCCGGCTGACCCCGGACCTGATCGCACGCGCGACACTCGCCGCCGATCTGGCGCTCAAGGGGCTCGGCGTCGCCGCCCCCCGCATCGGGCTTTTCGGCATTAATCCCCATGCGGGCGAGGGGGGGCTGTTCGGCGACGAGGACGACCGCATCGTCGTCCCGGCCCTTGAGCGCCTGCGGGCGCAGGGGGTCGACGTGCACGGTCCGGAAGGCGCCGACGTCATGCTCGGACGAGCTGGGTACGACGCGTTCGTCGCCATGTACCACGATCAAGGTCACATTCCGGTGAAACTGTTGGCCGGGCGCGGTGCGGCGGCGATGTCGATTGGGGCCGGGCTGGTTTTTTCGAGCGTCGGGCACGGTGCCGCCTTCGACATCGCAGGCAAGGGACAGGCATCGCCGGATGCGGTCGTCGCGGCAGTCAGACTTGTGGGAGAAATTCAGTGA
- a CDS encoding aromatic-ring-hydroxylating dioxygenase subunit beta — protein MSTHVRHAEISALISAAQARYVREIDDGDCTAWPSFFVDDCFYTITSADNYAQNFEAGLVWLDSKDMLRDRILSLLEANVYERHSYRHLIGQPFVGEVDGDEVDSETAFMVARITREGPTDLFASGRYIDRYRVIAGEAKIVSRTVVLDSNRIDTLLGFPL, from the coding sequence ATGAGCACCCATGTCCGACATGCCGAAATTTCCGCGCTGATCAGTGCCGCTCAGGCTCGCTACGTTCGAGAGATTGATGACGGCGACTGCACCGCGTGGCCGAGTTTTTTCGTCGACGACTGCTTCTACACCATCACAAGCGCGGACAATTACGCCCAGAATTTTGAGGCGGGTCTGGTCTGGCTCGACAGCAAGGACATGTTGCGCGACCGGATCCTGTCGCTGCTGGAGGCCAATGTCTACGAGCGCCATTCCTACCGCCATTTGATCGGGCAGCCATTCGTTGGTGAGGTGGACGGCGACGAGGTGGATTCTGAGACCGCGTTCATGGTGGCCCGGATCACGCGAGAAGGACCGACGGATCTCTTCGCGAGCGGGCGCTACATCGACCGCTATCGCGTCATCGCTGGCGAAGCCAAGATCGTCTCGCGCACCGTGGTCCTCGACAGCAACCGGATCGATACGCTGCTCGGCTTTCCGCTGTGA